AGTGGCGGCGCAGGCTACTGACCGAGCTGTTCGAGCCGAGGCCGAAATTGAGACTGAACGCCGTCGATCTTTGTTCCTGGAATCTGTCGTCAGCCTCGATGTTGCGACAATCTTAAACCTCCATCATCAGGTAACGATTTATGCGGTCGATATAGGCCAGCAGATCGAAAACTTGCTCGCGTCGACGCAGGGCCAAAAACAGGTGCCGCGAGAGGCTGTTCTCGTAGCGCTTGAGCAAATGGCGTTTCTCAACCGCAAAGTGCTTGCCGTTACGAAGTTCGCTGCGAAAGCGAACTTCAAGCTGGAATCTGAAAAGATAAACGCAAACCTGCCCGAGTTTATAACCGAGTACATAACGAACGTTGCCAAGGCCGCTGTAAGTTCGCGCATACGCATAGACGTGTCTAACGACCATGCAGGCATGCGCCTGCGTTTCAATCCGATGGACGTCTCAATCATCATTGATAACCTGGTGAGCAACGCGCGCAAGGCGAAGGCGTCGCGAATTTCGTTCCAGATTTCTAGCCTCGACAAAGACAGCGTGACTATCCGTGTCGCGGACAACGGCCAAGGGTTGGCAAGAGGCGTTGATCCGGCGCGTATTTTTGAGATGGGCTACACAACGACGCGTGGCTCCGGCCTCGGGCTTTACCACGTCCGGCAAGTCCTCGGACAGATGGGCGGCAGCATTGAATTGGATGAAAGCAACAAAGCGCAGGGCGTTTCCTTCATTATTAAAATTGTTGGCGAGAAGAGGTCAAAATGAGGCTCAATTTCAACGCCATTTGGGTTGATGACCAACTTGACCGGGTAAGAGCGCAGGCCCACCCGATCTCGGAGCACATGGAAAGGCAAGGTTTCGAATTCAATCCGACATATTGCGAGTCGATTGACGACGTACGCGTTCGCATTGCAGAAAGTGTATTCAACGACGAGATCGATCTGGTTTTAGTCGATTGGGACCTTGGAAATGACGTATGGGGACAAAATGTCATCGACGAAATTCGAGCTAAAATTCCTTATAAAGACGTAATTTTTTATTCAGCGCACACGTCGCCGGACGATCTACGAGGCCTTGCGGCTGCCGCCCATATTGATGGTATCTTCTACACAACACGAGGAGAACTCGTCGATGAAATCATCAACGTGTTCGACTCGTTGGTACAAAAGGTGCTCGATCTCGATCATACTCGGGGAATTGTGATGGGAGCGACGAGCGACATTGATCACATGATTGGCGAGTGCCTTCGCCTTGCACACGGGCGTCTCGATCTTGATGGCAAGAAGGAACTCGTCAAGACGGGAATCAAATTCATTGATGATCGGCTGAAAGATTTTACGAAGCGTGTCGAGAAGTTGAGGAATACAACTGAATTGGACGAACTACTCGAAGCTCATGTTATATTTAGCGCACACGACCGCCTTCACATGCTTTCTCGCATACTTAAGCTGGATACTTTTAGTGAACATGCCTCGGCTCGTGCCTCGGTTACGACCTACATGCAGGAAGTAGTTCCGGATAGAAACCTCCTGGGCCACGAAGTTGCGGAGCCGGGCGAGGGACCCAAAAAGGTCCTCAACGCCAAAGGCGAGGCGATCGGCGTCGACGAAGCTCGGGAATTGCGTCGGACTATTCTAGCCTTGCGCTCTGACTTCAGGGCGCTGTTCGCCGCCCTTGGAGGCGGTGATTGATTTTGCTTTTAGCTTCCGGCTTTTCTTCGCCGGGGCAGAGAGCACTTCCATAAGCATCTCGCCGATGGCCTTGGCCACGACGGGCGGCACGGCATTCGCGACCTGCGTGAACCGTGGCACTTCCTTTCGCCGGAGATGGCCACCGGTAGTGTACTTGCCTTGGAATTCAAACCAGTCCGGAAAGCTTTGAAGCCGCGCATTCTCGCGGACCGTGAGTGTGCGCGGCTCATTATAGTGTATCAAGTCATCGGGCATGCTCGTAATCGTGGGCGATGGCCGGTCGGGATCGAGCACGCGCAAGGCGCGCTTTTTCAACCCATATCGCTGCCTCGTCTCTTCGCTAATGGTAATATTTAAGCGCCCCTCGGCGTGGCTTAGCGCAATTATATCTTCGAAACGCTTCGCGACTTTGGTCGTATGGCGCGCTAAGCGCAGGTTGTTCATTTCTGGCGCGCCTTGATGCATTAGCTTTTGGTATTGCGTGCGCGGCCGCAGGTATCTCACTTCCTCGAAGCCCTTTGAATCTTTCGAGCCCTGGGTGCCCCCCCGCCGAATTTCCAAATCCGAAATCGCGGACCAAGACGACACAGGCACGGTGACTCCTAAAGACCTTAGGAATGAAGGCAGCCGTTCCCTGAGCAGCTCGAACGGATTGCGATCGTATGTGCCGGGTTTCAGTGCGATCAGGAAGTAGCGAACACGAGATTGGGGTACGCCAAACTGCGAAAGGTCCAATATTCCTTCGAAGACGTCGTAAGACGAAGATAATTTTTGGCGAAGCTGTTGCGAATAATTCTTCACCCCGCCTTCGACATCAAAGTCAGCAGTGAAACCACGTACGTTCTCTATGACGACGATACGCGGCTTCAGCAGGTCAACGAGCCTTAGGTAGTAGGAAAACAATTTATTCCTAGGATCGTCGTGCCGGCGGCGGCCTGCGGAAGAAAAGCCCTGGCATGGGGGGCCACCGACTAGCACATCGACTGAGCCCGCCATCGAGCCGAGTTCGTTCCGGTAGGCGTCTATGAGTTTGGTGATCGAAATCGGTTGCTTTGGTAGCCAACGCGGCCACGAGAACTTGTACGGTGCTGTGCCCTCGATCAAATTGGTTTTGAGGGTTTCAAAAGCAAATTTATCATGTTCGATGGCGAAGCGGGCTGTTAGGCCAGCTTGCATGAGACCAAGCGAGAGTCCCCCGCAACCAGCGAAGGCATCCGCGAAGACAATCTTTCTTTTAGTGCGTTTTGACATTGATGTTACACAGTATGGAGACATTGCATCGTGAGCGCCAGGCTAGACTTCAAGTGTTCCTATTTCGTTGACGACCGTTGCATGACAGACACGCCCGTTTGCTGGCAGAAAAGGCGGCTTTGAGAGTCGGTTAGCTCACTGCGTAGCGGAGTAAAACTGGGCATTGCCCTTGTAAATAGCTGACAAGATTTCGAACGGCGTGCAGGCGACAATGCTGCACATCGCCTTTTCTCCGCGCGACCGATCGAGACTGTGAGTCAACTCGGCCTCAAGCACCTGCTTGCGTTCGTGCAGCGCGCGAAGCAAACTCGCGCGTTGAAGGGCATCATTTGTCGTTGGCGGGAATACGATGACGATATCGGCATCACTTCCCTTCCAAATTGGGCGCCATCTTTATAGACCAGTGTCTCGATATGGATGGGCGAGGCGCCAATTTCCCGGTTATACGGCCGCCTCATTCTGTTACATCATCCGCTGGATTCGACAGGCATCACTGTCGCTTCGGAAATTGGGTATCGCGAGAAGCCAACAAGGCCAGCTTTCGGCCGAACATCTTTTTCGCGTTAGTCGGGTGTAATGGGGCAGGGCAGCTTTCGATGTTCTGTTTGGATCGAACGCCGAAATGTTCATGCTTCCGCCCGAACAAATGCAATTGTCTCATTGACCATGTCGACTTGTGACGTTTTCCAGCTCGCCATCTCCCATGCCAGGGCATGAGAGTGTCCGCCGCGTTGGCCCTGATTGGCCCACCAAGGGCGATGGATGCGGGCGCTGTCGGGCAGGCTAAAGCCCAGAATCCGTTCGATGTCGCCGAATGTCGCCCGCCATTCGAGGCCGGTAAGCCCCGCGAGATAGCTATGCAACGGCGCATATTTGCCACGTTGCGCAGCTTGCCGAAGCAGCTCTCGTCTCGCGATCATTATTACTCTCCTAAGTAAGTTAGTACCTACATACCTAACGCGTCGTGTCAGCATGGTCAAGGGTGGCGGGAAAATTTAGCGCGCCCGGCATTGCCGGACCGGGCTCTCGCATCCCGAGCCCCAGGATCCCGTGCCGGGATTCCGTGTCTCGGCCCTTCGGGCGTCGATCCCTCGCGCAAGTCTGACAGCCTGCGGCTGACTTCTTTCCGTTAAGCCATTTCGGGGCCTGCGGCCCCCCGGCCGTCAAGGCCAGGCAAGCGCCGGCGCGCGTCTCCCCGTTCTTCCTCCCTGCGGTCGTGCAGAACGGGTGATCCCCCTCGCGCGCCGTCGGCCTGTGACGGCCAACCCCCGCTCATTGCCGCGTGGCTAGTCGGTTTGCAGCAGCGCGCAAACCGCAAGCCAAAAGGGACAGGCAATGAAAAGCGATGTCTATCAGAAGATCACCAATCAGATTGTCAGCGAGCTTGAGAAGGGTGTCCGGCCATGGCTAAAGCCGTGGAGCGCGGAACATGCCGCCGGAAAGATCGTGCGGCCTTTGCGAGCCAACGGCATGCCCTATCGGGGGATCAATATCCTGATGCTGTGGTCGGCGGCGATGGCGAACGGTTTCGCAACACCGATCTGGATGACCTTCAAACAGGCGCTCGACCTAAGCGCCCATGTGCGCAAGGGCGAACATGGCAGCCTAGTCGTCTATGCGGATAAAATCGTGCGGACCGGACGGGACGCCGAAACGGGTGAAGAGTCTGAAGAGACTATCCCGTTCCTGAAGGCATATACCGTTTTCAACGTCGAGCAGATCGACGGTCTGCCCGCGCATTATTACGCGAAGGCTGTACCGCGCGGGACTTCCATTCAGCGTATCGCGCACGCGGACGGTTTCTTTGCCGCGACTGGCGCAATCGTGCGCCATGGCGGCAACCGGGCTTTCTATAGCCCGTCATCCGATCATGTTCAGATGCCGCCTTTCGAGGCGTTCCGCGACGCCGAAAGCTATTACGCCACGCTCGCGCATGAATGCACGCATTGGACGCGCCATGCCTCGCGCCTCGACCGCGATTTCGGGCGCAAGCGCTGGGGCGACGGAGGCTAT
This Methylovirgula sp. DNA region includes the following protein-coding sequences:
- a CDS encoding DNA cytosine methyltransferase encodes the protein MSKRTKRKIVFADAFAGCGGLSLGLMQAGLTARFAIEHDKFAFETLKTNLIEGTAPYKFSWPRWLPKQPISITKLIDAYRNELGSMAGSVDVLVGGPPCQGFSSAGRRRHDDPRNKLFSYYLRLVDLLKPRIVVIENVRGFTADFDVEGGVKNYSQQLRQKLSSSYDVFEGILDLSQFGVPQSRVRYFLIALKPGTYDRNPFELLRERLPSFLRSLGVTVPVSSWSAISDLEIRRGGTQGSKDSKGFEEVRYLRPRTQYQKLMHQGAPEMNNLRLARHTTKVAKRFEDIIALSHAEGRLNITISEETRQRYGLKKRALRVLDPDRPSPTITSMPDDLIHYNEPRTLTVRENARLQSFPDWFEFQGKYTTGGHLRRKEVPRFTQVANAVPPVVAKAIGEMLMEVLSAPAKKSRKLKAKSITASKGGEQRPEVRAQG
- a CDS encoding zincin-like metallopeptidase domain-containing protein, giving the protein MKSDVYQKITNQIVSELEKGVRPWLKPWSAEHAAGKIVRPLRANGMPYRGINILMLWSAAMANGFATPIWMTFKQALDLSAHVRKGEHGSLVVYADKIVRTGRDAETGEESEETIPFLKAYTVFNVEQIDGLPAHYYAKAVPRGTSIQRIAHADGFFAATGAIVRHGGNRAFYSPSSDHVQMPPFEAFRDAESYYATLAHECTHWTRHASRLDRDFGRKRWGDGGYAMEELVAELASAFLSADLDLTPEVREDHAAYIGSWLKVLKNDKRAIFTAASHAQRAADFLHGLQQQASAEADAA